The genomic region TGATGGGAAACTTCACATAAATCGATGGAGATTTTTCTTCTTCATATTCGATCTCAGCCTCAGCTAGAGCGGTTTCACATCGATAACACCAATAAATGGGCTTCTTTCCCTTATAAATCAAACCTCGACCATAAAGCCTCCCAAATATCTCGATATTGGTAGCTTCGTAGCTGTAATCCAGGGTGAGGTAGGGATTTTTAAAGTCCCCACGCACTCCAAGACGTTTGAATTGCTCTCGCTGCCGGTTGACGTATTTTAAAGCATAGTTTTTACACCGCTTCCTCAACTGCATCCGGCTTATCTTGCTTCTCTCCACACCCAGTCTTTTCTCCACCTCGTGCTCGATGGGTTGCCCATGGCAATCCCAACCGGGCACAAAGGGGCAAAAGTATCCCCTCATGGACTTATATTTGACCACGATGTCTTTGAGGACCTTGTTTAAAGTGTGTCCTAAGTGGATATCCCCATTGGCATAAGGTGGACCATCGTGCAGAACGAAGACGGGTCTACCCCTTGTTTGCTCTAAGACGAGTTTGTATATATCCACCCCTTCCCAAAATTTGAGTATATCGGGCTCCCTCTGGGCCAGATTGGCCTTCATGGGAAATGCCGTCCTGGGAAGATTCAATGTTTCCTTGTAATTAATACTCTTGGACTCATTCATCTCTCAAAGTCTCGCCTTCTTTCAGACCTGCCCGTCCGGCAGGCGGGTCCGTCTGGACATCCTTACCTGTTAGTCATTTTCGCTCCCGACTACCGCCCAGACGGGCGCCTGTATAGGCGACTAACAAACTCCGAACTTAATGGAAGACCCTCTCAGACGTCAAGGACGAGAGAGGGTCTTTATCTCGCGGTACCACCTTGCTTCCCCGATATTTCACACGGGACACTTAAGCTTGGCCACACCTGCCCGTCCGGTCCCAAAGGGAGGCTTCGCTCCAGGCGGGCCTGTGGCTGTAGCAATGTAACGGTTGCACCCGTCGGAGTCTACTCATCTCATTCACCGTTCACGATTCACAAGCTTTCGGTCCGAAGCTCCAAGGTGATTTTCAGTTAGCTTCGATGCCGAGCTTCCACTCCCCCTCGGCTCGCTTTAAACTACCACTAACCTACTCGTCCTCTTCACAGCCTTTAAACCACTTATGCTTCTATATTTTGGATTTTGATAAAAAGTAGCATAATGCTATTCCACTGTCAACTTCAAAGCAACGGAAAAAACTGAATTAAGCAGGAAAGATTCGCGAAGAGTTTCAATCCCTCATAGGTAGGCTCAAATGTGTTTCTTCTTGAGATTTGCCTCTAGGAGATCGGAAAATTCATTTTCAAAGGGAGAGTAGTAATAGGTTTTCCTCTTACCATCGGGTGACTTTGGGTACTATACATCGTCACGGGTGAAAGCATTACGACAAGAAAATCGGAATCAAATTGGGGCTCGAAATAAACATTTATGGACTCCAAGAATGCAGGTGCCTAAAAAATTGCATTTGTCTTGCGTGACTCCTTCAACGAAAATTTGAAAACATATTTGGTTCCACCAAGTTCACTTAATAAAGCATGGAGCAAACCTAAAAATCAATTTTGAATGCAAGTATCTTCTTCATGAGCAAAGAAATTTAGGATATCTCTTGGATGTCGTTTTCTTCGCTTACCTGCTTTGGGGCTTTTTGTAATCTCTTTAAAATTTCCTCAATGTCCTGACTTCTCTTCTTTTTGGATTCTTTTTTGGTCTCTGTCTCCTCTGCCATCTTTACTTCCTCTCCGGCACCTTCCTCCCCAAGCGGCTCAAAAACTGGGGCTTCGATGGTTGCTTCTTCCTCAGCGAGTTCTTCCGCCCTCTCAGCGAGCTCCTCCACATGCTCCTCGGCAATCTCTTCCTCAGCCGCGGGAACCTCTTCGACTTCCTCGCCTTTCAATTCCTTTTCAGCCTCGGCTATCATACCCAGGTAAGATTCTAGCATTGCCTTAAATCTCGCGCGAAACTCCTCCTCAGCCTGTTTTAAATTGCTGTAGGTAGCTTGGAGGTTTTGCTTTTCTTCCAGTATATCCTGGATCGTTGCCTTCGCCTTAAGCTCCGCATCCTTCACAATAAGCTCCGCTTCTTTCTTGGCGTTGGCTTGAACTTCCTCAGCCATCTTTTGAGCAGTAACGAGAGTTTTTTGAAGAGTCTGTTCAATGTTTTCGTATTGTGTCACTTTTTCCTGGAGCTTCTCAAGCTGCTCCTTTAACTCGATGTTTTCCTTAAAGAGCCGCTCAAATTCCTCGGCTACTTCATCAAGGAATGCATCGACTTCCTCTTCACTGTAACCTCTTATTGCGCGTCGAAACTCTTTGTGGTGAATATCTAGGGGAGTTAATTTCATCTTCCTTCCTCCTTCTTTGAGATTTGCTTAAAGCATGAATTGGAATAGGATATTTAAAACCAACCTACGTATAAAATGTAATACTATAATGGCAATAATTGGTGATAAGTCGAGACCCATTCCACCCAGACTTACCATGGGTAGCAATCGCCGAAATAATCTCAGGTAAGGTTCGGTGATATCATACACAAAACTCCTTATCCGCTCCACAAATTCACTCGAGGACAGTGGAATCCATGAAAAAATTATCCGAACGATGATCAACCAGAAGTAGACGGTGAATGCAAAATCAATGAACCGAACGACCGCTACCAGCCTTTTTAACCTCCCAACTCCACAGCGCGTTTGATCGCAGCTTCGATGGCTTTAAAGGTAGCCGCTCGCAAGCCTCCCTCTTCGAAAGCCTCCAGAGCAGCTATGGTTGTCCCTCCTGGTGACGTCACCATTTCCCTGAGCAATGCGGGGTGTTTCCCAGTTTGTTTTAACATGGCACCCGCTCCGATCAATGTTTCAACCACTAATTTAGTAGCTATCTCTCGAGTGAGCCCAGATCTAACACCCGCATCGATGAGAGCCTCCACGAAAAGATAGAAATAAGCAGGACCACTACCGCTGATGGCCGTTGCCTCATTCTGATACCTCTCATCTAATTGGATGGTCTCGCCGACTCCCGAAAAGAGCTTTGAAA from Actinomycetota bacterium harbors:
- a CDS encoding DivIVA domain-containing protein: MKLTPLDIHHKEFRRAIRGYSEEEVDAFLDEVAEEFERLFKENIELKEQLEKLQEKVTQYENIEQTLQKTLVTAQKMAEEVQANAKKEAELIVKDAELKAKATIQDILEEKQNLQATYSNLKQAEEEFRARFKAMLESYLGMIAEAEKELKGEEVEEVPAAEEEIAEEHVEELAERAEELAEEEATIEAPVFEPLGEEGAGEEVKMAEETETKKESKKKRSQDIEEILKRLQKAPKQVSEENDIQEIS
- a CDS encoding YggT family protein, coding for MDFAFTVYFWLIIVRIIFSWIPLSSSEFVERIRSFVYDITEPYLRLFRRLLPMVSLGGMGLDLSPIIAIIVLHFIRRLVLNILFQFML